A stretch of the Campylobacter sp. 19-13652 genome encodes the following:
- the ribD gene encoding bifunctional diaminohydroxyphosphoribosylaminopyrimidine deaminase/5-amino-6-(5-phosphoribosylamino)uracil reductase RibD, with product MNDDFYMRLAIKTAWQYQGLTYPNPAVGCALLDANGRLLAIEAHKKVGYAHAELSALWSAVARGSGGSGVAREVLAEVFAALLEVDKFKPQQIDELIEAILSAYSSYELPSLGQSLYIYGEDELREKAGLKRLFEIYSKCKIAADSAFLGSDFLVLCHNFILSLPTLLYPALISRAGRLGLSGGCAYVSLEPCSHTGRTPPCASLLAALGLARVVIGANDTHDIASGGTSILKAAGVSISYACESEARELLEPFKHWQLGSGFKFAKLAISINGVVSGGAISSTLSRMHMHALRTRLELLAVGGGTIRADMPRLDARLVKGNAPNVAIFSRGSSVISAPCFFVKGRDVRVQSELEFSEKFIMFEGAQGLFELLCSGALGVDMVLIYQSSEFKNGKNLSLDLNLIPIYEDRLEEDRYGWYRLKA from the coding sequence GTGAATGATGATTTTTATATGCGCCTTGCTATTAAAACAGCGTGGCAGTATCAGGGGCTAACCTACCCAAATCCAGCTGTTGGCTGTGCACTTTTAGACGCAAATGGCAGGCTTTTGGCCATCGAGGCTCATAAAAAGGTAGGCTACGCTCACGCTGAGCTTAGTGCGCTATGGAGTGCAGTAGCGCGTGGTAGTGGCGGTAGTGGCGTGGCTAGGGAGGTGCTGGCTGAGGTTTTTGCTGCTTTGCTTGAGGTGGATAAATTTAAGCCCCAGCAGATAGATGAGTTAATAGAGGCTATTTTAAGCGCCTATTCTAGCTATGAGTTACCTAGCCTTGGTCAGAGTCTTTATATTTACGGCGAGGATGAGCTTAGGGAAAAAGCTGGACTAAAGAGGCTTTTTGAAATTTATTCAAAATGCAAGATTGCTGCTGATAGCGCATTTTTGGGTTCGGATTTTTTAGTGCTTTGTCATAACTTTATACTCTCTTTGCCTACACTTCTTTATCCTGCGCTTATATCTCGTGCTGGCAGGCTAGGGCTTAGCGGAGGGTGCGCTTATGTAAGCCTTGAGCCTTGTAGTCATACCGGACGTACTCCGCCTTGTGCGTCGCTTTTAGCGGCTTTGGGGCTAGCGCGCGTGGTAATAGGAGCAAATGATACACATGATATAGCAAGTGGTGGAACGAGTATACTAAAGGCTGCTGGAGTTAGCATAAGCTATGCCTGCGAAAGTGAGGCTAGGGAGCTTTTAGAGCCTTTTAAACATTGGCAGCTTGGGAGTGGCTTTAAATTTGCAAAGCTTGCCATTAGCATAAACGGCGTAGTAAGCGGTGGGGCTATTTCTAGCACTTTAAGCCGTATGCACATGCATGCGCTTCGTACTAGACTTGAGCTGCTTGCAGTTGGCGGTGGTACGATTAGGGCTGATATGCCTAGGCTTGATGCTAGGCTTGTAAAAGGCAATGCGCCTAATGTGGCTATTTTTTCAAGGGGTAGCAGTGTCATTAGTGCGCCTTGCTTTTTTGTTAAGGGGCGCGATGTGCGTGTGCAGAGTGAGCTTGAGTTTAGCGAAAAATTTATAATGTTTGAGGGTGCACAGGGACTTTTTGAGCTTCTTTGTAGCGGTGCGCTAGGCGTGGATATGGTGCTTATTTATCAAAGTAGTGAGTTTAAAAATGGCAAAAATTTAAGCCTTGATTTAAATCTTATCCCCATTTATGAGGACAGGCTAGAGGAGGATAGATATGGCTGGTATAGGCTTAAGGCGTAG
- a CDS encoding HNH endonuclease family protein gives MIRQFDFIFEFDRLRASDETRIDPLWAREWADKFIASFRANSSTNDAICVQINGDKIASGTREIFGFSLLLAASVADLKRGFRAKFREYFVGANGVRLVPFFKREARAFNSIVSSFSPTLKGDFIEAFEEFKAAIIKGIEPEAREEFALFLINLNIWQIKQDDDSQTQKVKTDKNNTLLDWGELAHKAPELHPADIVAKSEQKPVLPQIVKIKESEIKPSVTKPKEQNEAKQTPRQKAALYHQNILNDWQELFGGRAIDSGYDEASFVAASKNVKKSSQEPAKTNRAKSAKKPKLGWGMGVIKSVFKKLYCLNPKRFGKEFKKQHYTLVFKENEKFWLKSLSGSTRAEIFLSAFAMIEGLYDYRLMRFEELEGIYTNHISLLDTKALKKFTTRLCNLAQDYHKLAYINDSKLYTFDSFSKRLFNVTHRSDQRVFTPLVLLLFRHTPRSDFRSCAGLIERFYLFRLLCGRNEDLGLFFWNIFENLKLNRCQNAIGELKKRLFEDRFVSVPKKAEVLEALKNMRDNFYARYVLYWLELYLRKEHKKWRGRGLAMQYTLEHILPQAYRTHWNIKDESAVEALIYQIGNMTLLQDELNVAISNLGWLQKRTIMRLDREPMLLNESILELPRWSSGHIMARTKWLSELFVQVWQPLKD, from the coding sequence GTGATTAGACAGTTTGATTTTATATTTGAGTTTGATAGGCTGCGAGCTAGCGATGAGACTAGGATAGATCCACTCTGGGCTAGAGAGTGGGCAGATAAATTTATCGCTAGTTTTAGAGCCAACTCTAGCACAAATGACGCCATATGCGTGCAAATAAATGGCGATAAAATAGCCTCTGGTACGAGGGAGATATTTGGCTTTTCTCTGCTTTTAGCAGCTAGTGTGGCGGATTTAAAGCGTGGATTTAGGGCGAAGTTTAGGGAGTATTTTGTAGGGGCAAATGGCGTTAGATTGGTGCCGTTTTTTAAGCGTGAAGCCAGAGCCTTTAACTCCATAGTCTCTAGCTTTTCGCCTACTTTAAAGGGCGATTTTATCGAGGCTTTTGAGGAATTTAAAGCAGCTATAATAAAAGGCATTGAGCCTGAAGCTAGAGAGGAGTTTGCTCTATTTTTAATAAATTTAAACATATGGCAAATAAAACAAGATGACGATAGCCAAACCCAAAAAGTAAAAACTGATAAAAACAACACCCTCTTAGACTGGGGCGAGCTAGCTCACAAAGCCCCAGAGCTTCACCCGGCCGACATAGTAGCAAAAAGCGAGCAAAAGCCTGTGCTGCCGCAGATAGTAAAGATAAAAGAGAGCGAGATAAAGCCATCCGTAACCAAACCCAAAGAGCAAAACGAAGCAAAACAAACCCCAAGGCAAAAAGCAGCCCTTTATCATCAAAATATCCTAAATGACTGGCAGGAGCTTTTTGGCGGACGTGCGATAGATAGCGGATATGATGAGGCTAGCTTTGTTGCAGCTAGCAAAAATGTTAAAAAATCTAGCCAAGAACCAGCCAAAACAAACAGAGCAAAGTCAGCTAAAAAGCCTAAACTAGGCTGGGGTATGGGCGTGATAAAGTCAGTCTTTAAAAAGCTTTACTGTCTTAATCCAAAGCGTTTTGGCAAAGAATTTAAAAAGCAGCATTATACGCTTGTGTTTAAGGAAAATGAGAAATTTTGGCTAAAAAGTCTAAGTGGTAGCACACGTGCGGAGATATTTTTATCTGCTTTTGCTATGATTGAGGGGCTTTATGATTATAGGCTTATGCGCTTTGAGGAGCTTGAGGGAATTTATACTAATCACATAAGCTTACTTGATACAAAGGCGCTAAAGAAATTTACCACTAGGCTTTGTAATTTAGCGCAGGATTATCACAAGCTAGCTTATATAAATGACAGTAAGCTTTATACATTTGATAGCTTTTCAAAGCGCCTTTTTAACGTAACTCACAGAAGCGATCAGAGGGTTTTTACTCCGCTTGTGCTTTTGCTTTTTAGACATACTCCGCGCTCTGATTTTCGCTCTTGTGCTGGGCTTATTGAGCGGTTTTATCTATTTCGTTTACTGTGTGGGCGAAATGAGGATTTGGGGCTGTTTTTTTGGAATATTTTTGAAAATTTAAAGCTAAATAGATGTCAAAATGCCATAGGCGAGCTTAAAAAGCGGCTTTTTGAGGATAGGTTTGTAAGCGTACCTAAAAAAGCCGAAGTCTTAGAAGCTTTAAAAAATATGAGAGATAATTTTTATGCTAGGTATGTGCTTTACTGGCTTGAGCTTTATTTAAGAAAAGAGCATAAAAAATGGCGTGGACGAGGTCTAGCGATGCAGTATACGCTAGAGCATATCCTACCTCAAGCATATCGTACGCACTGGAATATAAAGGACGAAAGCGCAGTTGAGGCTTTAATCTATCAAATAGGCAATATGACGCTTTTGCAAGATGAGCTAAACGTCGCCATAAGCAACCTAGGCTGGCTGCAAAAGCGCACGATAATGCGTCTAGACAGGGAGCCTATGCTTTTAAATGAGAGTATTTTAGAGCTTCCTAGATGGAGTAGCGGGCATATCATGGCTCGCACGAAGTGGCTGAGTGAGCTTTTTGTGCAAGTTTGGCAACCGCTAAAGGATTAG
- a CDS encoding formate--tetrahydrofolate ligase: MKSDIEIASEAEILDISKIAQKLGISEYEPYGKFKAKLKPLSPKKGSKLILVSATSPTPYGEGKTTTSVGLADGIARLDKSVCLALREPSLGPVFGIKGGAAGGGCAQLVPMVDLNLHFTGDFAAIAAANNLIAAMVDNSIFSGNPLNIDPDRVLWKRAIDMNDRALRSIGLECAKGQKREAGFVITAASEIMAILCLCDSVADLKARICRAIVAYTYEGRPVSVGDIGCTDAAVILLLDAIKPNLIQSLERTPAIVHGGPFANIAHGCNSLIATRTALGLADYVVTEAGFGSDLGLEKFIDIKCVEGGLKPDAVVLVTTIRSIKFNSALSDDEVLKDPLLALKKGSENLIAHIENIRAFGLNPVVSLNKFSSDTDDEIEFIKNLCEDLGARFAVCEAFTKGSAGAVELAREVLKACESPSELKPCYDANDSVRDKILKIATRVYGASDVEYSEQALRALESIENLGFDGLRVCVAKTQYSLSDDAKALGRPHDFKLFVRDLQIRAGAGFIVAICGAMMLLPGLSKHPAALDMRVDDSGHISGLA; the protein is encoded by the coding sequence GTGAAAAGCGACATAGAAATAGCAAGCGAAGCAGAGATTTTAGACATATCCAAAATAGCCCAAAAGCTAGGTATTAGCGAGTATGAACCATACGGTAAATTTAAAGCAAAGCTAAAGCCTCTAAGCCCAAAAAAAGGTTCAAAGCTAATCTTAGTAAGCGCAACCAGCCCAACCCCTTATGGCGAGGGCAAGACGACTACTTCAGTGGGGCTAGCTGATGGCATAGCTAGGCTTGATAAAAGTGTCTGCTTAGCGCTGCGTGAGCCAAGCCTTGGGCCAGTGTTTGGCATAAAAGGCGGAGCGGCAGGGGGCGGATGCGCTCAGCTTGTGCCTATGGTGGATTTAAATTTACACTTTACTGGTGATTTTGCAGCGATTGCAGCGGCGAATAATTTAATCGCGGCAATGGTTGATAATAGCATTTTTAGCGGCAACCCCCTAAATATCGACCCAGACCGCGTCCTTTGGAAGCGCGCCATAGACATGAATGACCGTGCGCTACGCAGTATAGGGCTAGAGTGTGCAAAAGGGCAAAAAAGAGAGGCTGGCTTTGTCATTACCGCAGCGAGCGAGATTATGGCGATACTTTGCCTTTGCGATAGCGTTGCTGATTTAAAAGCACGCATTTGTAGGGCTATCGTGGCTTATACCTACGAAGGCAGACCTGTAAGCGTGGGAGATATAGGCTGTACTGATGCGGCGGTAATTTTGTTGCTTGATGCGATTAAGCCAAATTTAATCCAGTCCCTAGAGCGCACCCCAGCCATAGTTCACGGTGGACCATTTGCTAATATTGCGCACGGCTGCAACTCCCTAATAGCCACTCGCACAGCACTTGGGCTTGCTGATTATGTTGTCACTGAGGCTGGGTTTGGCTCTGATTTGGGGCTTGAGAAATTTATCGATATAAAATGCGTAGAGGGCGGACTAAAGCCAGATGCGGTAGTGCTGGTAACGACAATTCGCTCGATTAAATTTAATAGCGCTCTAAGTGATGATGAGGTGCTAAAAGATCCGCTTTTAGCGCTTAAAAAAGGCAGTGAAAATTTAATAGCCCATATAGAAAATATCCGTGCTTTTGGGCTAAACCCAGTCGTATCTTTGAATAAATTTAGCTCTGATACAGACGATGAGATAGAATTTATTAAAAATCTTTGTGAGGATTTGGGCGCTAGGTTTGCTGTGTGCGAGGCGTTTACAAAAGGCTCTGCTGGGGCAGTGGAGCTTGCTAGAGAGGTTTTAAAAGCTTGCGAAAGTCCAAGCGAGTTAAAGCCTTGCTATGACGCAAACGATAGCGTGCGTGATAAAATTTTAAAAATAGCCACTAGGGTTTATGGTGCAAGCGATGTGGAGTATAGCGAGCAAGCCCTTAGGGCGTTAGAAAGTATCGAAAATCTCGGTTTTGATGGGCTTAGAGTGTGCGTTGCAAAGACGCAGTATTCGCTTAGCGATGACGCAAAGGCGCTTGGCAGACCGCACGATTTTAAGCTTTTTGTAAGAGATCTGCAAATCCGTGCTGGGGCTGGCTTTATAGTCGCAATTTGTGGAGCGATGATGCTTTTGCCAGGGCTTTCAAAGCACCCAGCTGCGCTTGATATGAGAGTGGATGATAGCGGACATATTAGCGGACTTGCGTAA
- a CDS encoding L-arabinose ABC transporter has product MCCFGVRVFALIFSTLLSFILHRIYPNIPVIGYYLLLVSTISFFIFWLFVRGALPAFVKPAAVHYFSAIGGVFGALLALGFSGRLGCDKFSIIEYSIAFFWLFMAIFVLLKFNFLTQFFGVLLNAS; this is encoded by the coding sequence ATGTGCTGTTTTGGTGTGCGTGTTTTTGCGCTGATATTTTCGACACTTCTTAGTTTTATTCTGCATAGAATTTATCCAAATATCCCAGTAATTGGGTATTATCTACTTTTAGTTTCAACCATATCATTTTTTATATTTTGGCTTTTTGTACGTGGGGCATTGCCTGCTTTTGTAAAGCCAGCTGCGGTGCATTATTTTAGTGCGATAGGAGGGGTGTTTGGCGCTTTGCTTGCTTTGGGGTTTAGCGGTAGGCTAGGGTGTGATAAATTTAGCATTATAGAGTATTCTATAGCGTTTTTTTGGCTGTTTATGGCGATTTTTGTGCTTTTAAAATTTAATTTTTTAACGCAGTTTTTTGGAGTGCTTTTAAATGCTTCCTGA
- a CDS encoding EI24 domain-containing protein has translation MGAVKFYRIFSAALKDFLTPKFLFLATAPLLFSGLFIALLVIFGGVSVFGFFDTLSEGGIDGDGALAWVLQFAIIKWLVSSIVVVLGAYALPIFSILMALFVTSFLTPVVAKEINARHYGYTLQPSISTSRSIWLSMVCTFKFILLLLICLPLLLVPVIGWIAFNIPFFYLYYKLMLIDVASSCLNETDFNTQYNDSKDTPFITSALVFYLLCLIPFVALFAQLFFVIFLSHLLFMRKKQIGFANL, from the coding sequence ATGGGTGCGGTTAAATTTTATAGAATTTTTAGCGCGGCGTTAAAGGATTTTTTAACTCCGAAGTTCCTATTTTTAGCCACAGCTCCGCTGCTTTTTAGTGGGCTTTTTATAGCCTTGCTTGTGATATTTGGTGGGGTTAGTGTGTTTGGGTTTTTTGATACGCTTAGTGAGGGTGGTATCGATGGCGATGGTGCGCTTGCGTGGGTGTTGCAGTTTGCGATTATAAAGTGGCTAGTAAGCTCTATTGTTGTAGTTTTGGGAGCTTACGCTCTGCCTATTTTTAGCATTCTTATGGCTCTTTTTGTTACCTCTTTTTTAACTCCAGTTGTGGCAAAAGAGATAAATGCGCGCCATTATGGCTACACGCTACAACCCAGCATTAGCACATCTCGTAGTATTTGGCTTAGCATGGTTTGTACTTTTAAATTTATACTTTTATTACTTATTTGTTTGCCACTTTTGCTTGTACCAGTTATTGGCTGGATAGCTTTTAATATCCCATTTTTTTATCTTTATTACAAGCTTATGCTTATTGATGTGGCCTCATCGTGCTTAAATGAGACGGATTTTAACACCCAGTATAACGACAGTAAAGACACGCCATTTATCACGAGTGCTTTGGTGTTTTATCTGCTTTGTCTTATACCTTTTGTAGCACTTTTTGCTCAGCTATTTTTCGTGATTTTTTTATCACATTTGCTTTTTATGCGCAAAAAGCAAATCGGTTTTGCAAATTTATAA